The DNA segment GTCCCCCCAAACCCCATCCTGATACCCATAGCAGTCTTGTATCTACTTGACAAAAATGTCAAGGGAACACTTGATATTCTTGAACAAAAAAATTTCCAAGAAAATAACAGATAGTTTTTGGTCTTTAGCCCAGCTGTAGAAAAGCTTGAAACTGTGGTATGTGACTTGGAGAAACCAAATCAGATTGGATCTGCAATAGGGAATGCATCAATAGTTATTTGCTGCATTGGTGCAAGTGAGAAGGAGATTTTTGATATCACTGGACCTTATCGAATTGACTATCTGGCTACCAAAAACTTGGTTGAAGCAGGTAAGAAGATGCTTTTTGggtgattttttaaatttatttttaatcttaaaacaTATCTCATAACGGAAATAGGAATACTATGGTTCTCTTCATCAGAACTATACCTTCCAAGATGCAAGAAAATTTAATCCTGTAAGAGATGTATGAGAGAGGAGAAAACAGAATCATAGAAATGAAGAAAGGGAAAGATAGAAATAAGAGAATGTGAGCGGAATTAGGGAAACTGAAGGGAGAAACACAACAATTCAGTAATCagttaaatatttaagtttgGGTATCATAATATAATCAGTACGGGAAGGGTATTTTTCTCGAGGTCAAATCAAAATGTTACCAAGTAAGAAACCTAGATGAATAAATGCTATCAAGTAAATCTAAATATAGTAGACAAATATCCAAAGATTAAAGTAGTATGAAATATCTATTATTGTCATaaataacaacaatatttctagCTATTCTATGCCAATCACATATGTTGGTGTAAATGGTCTAGAGTATGTGATTCTTGGGTTCGATTCTATTTTATTACTGTTCTTAATAAAGATGTATTGTTCTGTTGGTGGACCTCTCCTAGCTTCCAATGCATCAGCTGTAAAACTCTCGTATTTAGCCTCCTTAAAGTTCTTGAGgttaaaaaggaaataagaTTGATAAAATTTCTACATGTAGCAACTGTTGCAAAAGTAAAGCATTTTGTTCTGCTTACATCCTTGGGAACCAACAAGATCGGATTTCCTGCTGCCATTCTTAAGTAAGTGTTCATGGATTAGTTTTTCTTAAATGATCGATAATTTGTactttgttgttttgtttattaCAGTTCAACTTTCACAAATGATGAATTTTTTTCCtcctataattttaatgttaAATAACTAATCGTGGTTACTTGCTTCTAAAGTTTGTTTTGGGGAGTCCTATTATGGAAAAGGAAAGCAGAAGAAGCATTGATTGCAAGTGGTCTTCCTTATACAGTAAGCATTAGCAATACTAGTAGCTGTACCAGTATATAATTGTGAAGACTTAGAGACAGTTTGATAATGCTTTTGTTTGTTGTTTCCTTCTTTAAAAAACCATGCttatatatttacattaaaaaaaacgtTTTTGAATTCCTAGTCTCATCCGACCATGTTTTTAGGACCCTGTTAGgaaaccattttgtttttcgtttttggtttttgaaaattaggcttatttcctctcaatttcttaaaatgatttgcatctttttcaAGTAAAGGAGTTGAagtcttagtcaaattccaaaaacaaaaaaagttttttaaaaactacctttttgtaattttcaaaatttggcttagtttttgaaaacactggtaaaaagtaaaaataaagtaagaaatttagaagtggaACAAGttaataggcttaattttaaaaaactaaaaaccaaaactcAAATGACTATCAAACGGGGCCtaaaaaattgttgattttaaaaattgactaGGATTCCAAAAGTGTTTTTAGAAAGTAATAAATGGAGCTAGGAAAATGTAGGGTTTAAGCagtttgatttatttaaaatatatttttcagaTAGTGAGACCTGGAGGCATGGAGAGGCCAACAGATACTTTCAAGGAAACTCATAATACTACTCTTTCACCAGAAGATACTTTATTTGGTGGTCTAGTGTCAAACCTTCaggtatatttataaattttgatgtGACAGATGATCTCAATTCTGTATGGCTGTAATTCTTATAACATTTTTATCAGCATCAGTGAATCTACAAATAATACAGAATTATGAAAGACCAATTTTATATGAGAATATAAGCCTTTTTGTTCTCTTTATTAGCTGGTTTTTGATAGATGCCACTAATTGCCTGAAGATATGTATTCTcacaaaactcaaatgaactTTTAAAGTAACTTCTGCATCTTGAAACCCTTTCATCTCAATCACTGAACTAATTTTGTTTTACTATTGAGACTGGTGACTCCATTATTCACCATCTTTgacattttcaatttaattggcAGGATACAAAATTTCATTCTCGAGTTCTCTTAACGAGCATTTAGAACAAGAGCTGAGTGCAATTTCTATTGTGCAAGATGGTACTGCATAGAAAGTAATTAGAAGGGtttaaaatcaaaaacaaaaaattttgaaTCACCTGCATATACAGTAAAAGCGATACAGACTCTTCATGTATTTGATGATTAGCATATAAACCAAAACCACAAATCCGAATCCACTTATCAATACTTTACAAGTTGTCAATCTCTATGAGATTAATTCAAGAATTTGACTGTTAGCATATTATAGATGTACATAAAATTTTCACTCAAATCTCAACATTATGACCTTTTCTTATAAACTAaccaatgaagaaaaaaattttgGTGGATCGTTAATTTACTTTGGGCTCTTTGAGCTAAGTCACATGACTTTTACCGATATGTAATGTCAACATTGCTATATGTGGTTTGCCACTCACATTTGTACTTGTACTTCACCTTTTCTTTATGAAACTACTTTAGGTTTCAGAACCTTGTGCTTAATCTTGaaggcaaaaagaaaaaaaaaagagagaagataaTTTCTATACCTTCATTTCAGGTTGCAGAGCTAATGGCATGCATAGCAAAAAATCCTGGTCTTTCATACTATAAAGTGCTAGAAGTAGTTGCTGAGACAACGGCACCATTGACTCCCCTGGAGGatcttcttaaaaaaatacCATCTAAAGTTGCAAATGCGTTCCCAGAGGTCAGTTATTTTTGTatgtaaaagaagaagaaattccTCAGAAGAATTCATACAATGTTTCATGGTTCTAAAACAGACTCATTTTATATTCTTAGTTTTAACAGTTCATGATAACCTGCAGAGAATAGTTTTGGCAGAACAGCTTCATATCTACATAAGAATATTTAGGTTTGCTTGTACATCTGAACTCAACACATTAGTTATTAAAAGTTATCCTTCTGATTACTTCATATATCTTGGAGGTTATGCCTATGTTCTCCTCCTGCTGCAGTTAGTTTATCACAAGAGTCTGATTGGGAAACTGTGATAGAAACCAGAGAACTGAAATAATATTGAAATATGAAAGTTAAAAGAACCACGAGATGACCAAAAGTCTAAAATAATAGTGACTCTCCCTCTCTTGAGTATTCTTATTTAAGCTTAAAGCCACTACACAATTCTCTACTTCCATCCTTTCCTACTCACTCTATGTTTAACAAATCTCCGTAACAACTTTTCTAACTAATTTTATCCTAATAGCATTCCTATCAAACTGATTATTCAGAAACCTGAATCAACAAGCTTAcgtaaatttatttatttatttttaaaaagacaaAAGTAGACCAATCAAATTCCTTGCTGACTAAAAGTCTAAAACCAATCCttattttccttaaaaaaaagcCAACACTAACTGAGCCTAGTCTAATTGACTGCTCTTATTTTGTcagttttttcaaattgatcTTACCCCCTTATTTGTTtgcatattttataattaactagATAGGAAATCCAAAATGTGTTACTATTCACAAATGATCTCCCAAATACTTCATGGAATTAGATACTTGCTGGATCTGTGCTAGGAATATGGTGCTGCACGAACTGTCGATCCATCATCAAAAAAGCCGAGCATTGCCAAAGAAAAGGAATCAGCTGAAGCAAACGTGACAGAACAGCCACCCTCTCAAATTGTTTCATCAGAACAGTTGAGCATCGCAAAGGAGAAGGAATCAGCTGTAGCAAGTGTTACAAAACAGTCATCATCACCCTACATTGCGTAAGACAATATGGAAGTGGAAGAGGCTGGTCTatatttcttgaacttttcttttctccatATGCAGAGCAAATGTTCAAGCATCATGCTCAAATGCCTATGTTAACAGCTAATAAGATAGTAAGAAAGATAAATGAAGTCTGAATTGGTAGGTTATTTCTCCAGTATGTATATGATTAAAGTGTCCTATTATGACTGATTTGTCATTTACACCAAAGATGTCAAGTCATTGAAGAAAGTTTGTGTTATTTCTGTCCATGAATTCTCCTAGACCCTAGGTTCAGTGAAAATGATATCTTGTCCTTGGTAGTTATCTTACATTGTGTCTTCTTCCAGGTATGAGGATTTAAAACCTCCAACATCTCCTACTCCAGTTGCACCTGTTGGGAAAATAGATTTAAATGTTGTTGATGGAGTCTCATCTAGTGGTCAAACTAGTCCAGTAGAGGCGTCAACTGAAATTGCCGAGGCAAATGTTGCACCTGCACCTGCTCCAGAAAAAGCAGTGACATTGAAACCTCTCTCCCCTTATTTAGCGTAAGCGTCTTATATTCACGATCTTCATAGTGGAATTCTATGTTGTGATTTGAGGTTTTTCttcattaaatttcaaattttaagttctgaaaatttattgttatatttaactttcagtttGATGTCTAACGTTAGATCTAAGATTTAAgttttttgtcaattttaagttttctttatgttttgttagtttctatttttaatGTTGTTTTAAATTGTAAGATAGTAGTATCAATTAGGTTCATCCTTGTCCTATATAAGGGTGAACTACCATGTATTAAGAGTATCAAATTTGTGTACCACATTTTGAGTATTACAATTTTGTGCATCACCATTTTTTTTCTGCTTCAATAAGAAGTTTGAATTTCACTCTCATTTTCATTGTTCTTCTCTTTGTTTAACAAACATTGAGATAACATTGAGATATTGATTTGCTTCCGCAACCTTTATTTTTTCCATCAATTTCATTTTCTCAACAGTAGTATCAGAGCTACTTTGATTTTTTCAACAAGAATGTTATCTCTGTCCATGAATTTTCCTAGACCCTAGGTTCTGTGAAAATGATATATTATCCTCGATAGTTTATCTTACATTGTCTCTTCTTCCAGGTATGAGGATTTAAAACCTCCAACATCTCCGACTCCAGATGCACCTGTTGGGAAAATAGATTTAAATGTTGTTGATGGAGTCTCATCTAGTGCTCAAATTAGTTCAGTAGAGGCGTTAACTGAAATTGCCGAGGCAAATGCCACACCTGCACCTGCTCCAGAAAAAGCAGTGACATTGAAACCTCTCTCCCCTTATGTAGCGTAAGGGTCTTATATTCACGAACTTCATAGTGGAATTCTATtgtccaaaaaagaaagaacctCATTGCAAGTTAGTTTAAACTGCTCACATTAGAATCAACAACCACATGCAAAGTCATGAGGGGATATAGAGTTCCATTCTTATATTTGCTCTCTGGATGACAAGATTTTTTATCATTCTGATTTCATTAGTTTGTATCTTCGTTCTTCTTACTGATCTTGCACTTCCACTGATTGCCTGATGTACATATCACTTCTTCCAGATATGAAGATTTAAAGCCTCCTACATCACCATCTCCTAGTGCACCTTCCCTATCATTTTCTTCAACATCTCCCTCAAACGGTCCACCTCAACCTGCTACCTCCGCCGCAAATAGCACATTGCAGATTCCAGAGGCAGAAGACTCAAAGAGTGATTCACATCTTCCCAAGCCGAAGAAGCAACAACCACTGTCACCTTTTACCATGTAAGCTTCTTCCTAGTTCTTTTTTCTGCCTGATAGAGAGACAGAGTCTGGGAGAATTCTTGAAAAAATGGATATGTATTTAAGTCGGGAGTACAAAGAGGAGCCTTTTATATAGGCTGCCTTGCTAATGAACAGAGCTGGATAATTAGAAACCAGCTGAATAACAAAgtgtgataataaaatattagctAGAAGGCATACTCCAATAAGGAAAACCCTATAAGGCCCCTACATCACCGTCTTAGTTGATTTTCCTGAAAatgttgcatgttatattataCAAAACTTCAACCAGCTGATAGGAGTAGTTTTTGTTTAGCACATTGATTGAGGTTGAACACCAAAACTTTAGGCGAATTATGTGTTAATGattaaaaaatggtaaaaggtaaacagatatattttcttatttttttcttttcgatCAAACCAGGTACGAGGATTTGAAGCCTCCAGCATCTCCAACGCCCTCTCTTTGAAAATCTTAAAGAAAGAGCTTTCAGTTTTCTGCTAGTTACAATCTGGACAGAGACAAACAGTTGATGAGGGGTGATATTACCAGAGTATATATCTTCCTATGTAATAATACCAATTACCAACCTTGTGTCTGAAGAACATTTGTTCCTTTTTCCTGTCCAGATTTCATGGACGACGACACTATTGAATGTGCTTTTGCAACTTCAAAGTTGTTTATTTTGGCTGTAGTTTCTATCAAAGTTACAATTTTGATGAGATTAGCTTCATTTTGGTCGGGTTTTTCCAAAATATCGTTACTTTTTCTCTGAAGAGAAGTCAATCAATGATGTTCGATAAAAATCTTAAGAAATCCATTGGGTTGTGATCGATTCTAATTCTTAAAATGTAAAGtcatttgaaaatttggatTTGGGTTTTTACTGTTATAATCCAATGATGAAGTTCTATTAGCATTCAACTTCTTCGTTCACGTGTTCATCAGAAATGAGATTTTCTTTTACGATTTCCACATGGTATGAACTATGAAGCAAAATTGGTCATCTCTCTCTCTGGACTGCAAGCCCATTAAACTTCACTGGACGCCCCTTTGAACTGGTATGCCATCCAACAACGAAAGGCCCAATTGAAGATTAGTGGTTTAGGGTTTGTCTATACCCATTTCCACTTGATTTGCGTTTGCAATCGAACAGGGGAGTGGATATCagatttcaattttcattttagagAGTTCATATGGGTACGGATCAAAATACCAAATCCGCACAGAATGAAAGCGTTGCTCCTGCAACTGCTTTGGTTTACCTTGATCCTAAATACTGGTCAAATTTTCTCTGATTGTTCTTCTCTTTCGTGTCTGCTTCTGATTTCATTTTCATAAGTTTCTGATGATGGGTGTGCGTGTTTCAGGGACGAGCGTTTTTCTAAGGAAGAGCATTATGAGTGGTTTAAGGATTATTCTCATTTTCGTCATCTCATACTTCCTCTTCTCAAACCCGATTCATCTGTACTCTCTTCTCTCTCTGCtgcatatttttattatatatgtttaCTAACCAGGCTGCCATTATCAGGTAGCTTGGAACGTCATCATGGATTGGTTTTCGAACCTTTTTGCGATTTTTTTGAATTGGTTGAATGAACTTTCATTGTAATAATCTTGCTTTCTTGGTGATGGGATTTAGTTTTTATCGTTGTAGATATTGGAATTGGGTAGTGGAAATTCGAAACTTTCTGAGGAATTGTACAACGATGGAATCACTGATATAACATGCATTGATTTGTCTGCCGTTGCCGTTGAGAAGATGCATAAACGTTTACATTTGAAGCGTATGAAAGGTGAGCTCGTAGTCATCATCAAAAGATGCATTTAGTTCATCTGTCttcttttattctttgtaaTGAAAATTCACTTTCCTGAGTAAGTGGGGCTCTGAGCTTTTTCTTCTGTTTGGCATAAATGCCAGTCCCTGTGGAATGTGTTCTCTTCTAGTGAGATTCTTACTTCTTTCTGTTGCTTTTTATGGGTTGACATCAAATATGAACTGCAAGTCTAGAAGAACATTTTTCTACCATCATATATGTAACTAAATCTTATGTAACGTGGTAGAATTGCCTTGGACATGGACAGATGGTTGCAcggattaaattatattttacaaCCCCTTTAGTTTTGTAGCTATAgaacaatttttttagttttgaacaaTATGTAGGTGGGAAATTCGAACCTCTCACTTCTTGAtcagttgagctatgctcatgTTAACTAGCCATAgaacaatttcaaatgaataaTTGTGGTTTTTATAGTTAAAATGCAATGGTTGATCCTTATATCTCATCGTTGATTTTTATTGACAACTAATTCAATGATTTACAAATCTTTGGATGTCAATTGTTTTAGTGTCAAGTAGTTACGGTGCATAACTAAAATGTATAAAGAGATAAAGTTAGAAGGAAAGGTTCATCTTTACATTAGAAACTGTGTGCCTCTTTTCACATCATTCATTCTCGCTTATCACCTCTCTTGTCAGAAATAAAGGTGCTAGAAGCTGACATGCTAGACATGCCTTTTGGTGACGAGTGTTTTGATGTCGTTGTCGAGAAAGGAACCATGGTAACTACTCAACTTGTGGTTTCGTTTTACCTCTAGATATTGGAATTTGCATTTGTTGTATTAATTTGTCATTTCGTCTGCTTTTTGTAACTTGGAAGGATGTTCTGTTCGTGGACGGTGGTGACCCATGGAATCCTCAACCATCCACACGAGCAAAGGTCATGGCAATGCTTAAAGGTGTTCATAGGGTTTTGAAGAAAGATGGCATTTTTGTCTCAATTACATTTGGCCAGGTTTTAGAATGAAATTCTTGGAACTCATTATCCTTGGCTTTTACACTGCTCGTTCCTAATATGATTTGTTTCCTCTTCAGCCGCATTTTAGGCGTCCCTTATTTAATGCTCCAGAGTTTACGTGGTCATTTGAGTTCAGTACTTTTGGCGACGGATTTCACTACTTCTTCTATACCTTGCGTAAGGTTAGCACAgatgtttttccttcaattgcttGTGTTGGGTCTGGTTGTTAGATTTAGGATATGCCCTAGATGACCTATTTGGTTTATTGCACAAAGGCAAGAAGCACAATAGCCACAAAGCTGTTCGAGATCACCCAAACTCACTCTATTACATTCTAGGCCAAAATACAAGAAGATCAGTGGCTGGCCAAGCTTCTCGAGATCACTCGAACTCACTCTTGTTACACACATTAACTTGATTGCTGTTTGTAACCTTTTCTCCTCACAGAAAAAATGCACCAGATGTCTAGCATTCACATCAGTTTGGTGTTCTTGTTCCGAACACCCTGCATTTATGTTTTCCTCTAGTTTCAAAGTGACCCTATTGCCTTATCAAAGATCTGGAAACCATCAGTTTGATAGACTTATAAATTATGAACCTTACTTTAGGATGCAAGTATCCCTTTTATAGCGCCTAGTCGGTAATTTAGACAAGATGGATTTGATTCCTCCTGTGAACCATAGATTTGGACTCGACAACACGAGTTTGGGTTTTTATGTGGATCAAAAGTGTTCCTTTTTCCAGATAGAATTCATCTGTAAACTCTTGGGAGATGGTTTGTCGTTATGAGTACGTTTAGTCATTCTTTGACTTGATTATGCATCTTTCATCAATGGCAACAAAAGTTCATGTATATCTTTTGTTTCTGAAttgttaaatgaaaattaataatgAAATCAATGTTACCAGGGAAGGCGGTTGTCTGGCGACAAAGGTGAAGGTGAGAGGTCTGATATGCCATCGATCTGTTTACTTCAAGACGAGCTAGAGGGTGAAGATTACATGTTCAGAACCAACGTTGATGAGCTGAATTGCTAGAAAGTAGTTTTATTGTATCCATTTTTGTTTAATGAATTTGTACATTAAAATCAATCATAGTTCCATTAAACTGTTACTTTTTTCATCTgctaattaaattgtttatagCTTTATACATTGCCATTCATATTTGAACAGTTTCGTGCTTCAATGGTGACAATTTGACTCTGCTTGGTTACACGAAATTACTTAGTTGGGGTTGGAGAAATCAAGCTATAACTTCTTGATCGAAGATATATGTCTAAATTGGTCGAGTATACTTTACTGTTGGcgatacaaatttaattcattttagtcatgcatcaaaagaaggcttccttttcttttctttttcttttctttctttcttttttaataataaaaaaagtatatccttaaaagtatgtttttttttttttttttttttttttgctgtcACCTCCATCGAAAGAAAGAtgtagattatttttttaagcaaAGAATGGTTATATATATGCGTATGTTTATATATACACTTCAAACTAGATTAAATATACATAAAttcattctatttttcaaaattagtacAGCTTGTTTGTACTAACAATCTCAAAGTTGAACACCAAATAAGATTTGTTGAAAGTATACGATTCAAATTATAACAAGATAAACACACCAAACAAAAAGAGATATTTTAACTTCTTGACTTTGAGACATTTCAATTAGATCCaaaatattaatagatattacataatgtaaaaaaaattgcaaatttagcaaaatttagatccaGGTGTAGACTCTATGATTGATTATctaatgtttaattattaaCTTGCAAATATTAGCGATagagtttatcattgataaattttattatatttacaattatttgATGCTTAATTGTTAGGTCTAAAAGTGTCACCTATTGCAAGTacagttgatttttatatttggaACCagtgtaataaagaatatataataaaaaatccaATTATGAGCAGTTGGCCTATTAGCTCAGTTGGTTAGAGCGTCGTGCTAATAACGCGAAGGTCGCAGGTTCGAGACCTGCATgggccatttttttttttaatttttaaaatttagattttttgtATAGAAAGGTGTTTgtattgaattgattttatagGTGTTTATTGAAAACTTGTAGATCATTGACAATGTCTAAAATTTCTGGGATTTCAAGACGAAATCTTTTTTAAAGCCTTTGTCTATAAGCTCAATATTGGGGAGTTCGACTTATAATAGagaatttaatttgattatcttttaCATTCCCCCGCTTTCAATTTGGAAATAAGTTTACTTTATTAACATAGTTATTTAGATTTCGTTTAacaatcattttgttttttaaaattaagtttatggacactacttctacttttaatttttttatttgttatttacttttcaccgatggtttaaaaaaccaaaccaaatgttgagaactaaaaaaacaactttcaaaaagttgttttgttcttttgaatttggctaagaattcaaccattgtaatatataaatatgcaaatcattataagaaaaatgaataaattaggcttaattttcagaaacaaaaacaaaaaataatggTTACTAAACACGGGCTTAATAATCATCATCAATTGACTTAGGGGTAAAAAAGAGACAGTCTCAATAAATGGCTAAGAGGTCAAGAGGTCAACCCATGGTGGCTACCTATCTAGAACCT comes from the Benincasa hispida cultivar B227 chromosome 5, ASM972705v1, whole genome shotgun sequence genome and includes:
- the LOC120077758 gene encoding EEF1A lysine methyltransferase 4, which codes for MGTDQNTKSAQNESVAPATALVYLDPKYWDERFSKEEHYEWFKDYSHFRHLILPLLKPDSSILELGSGNSKLSEELYNDGITDITCIDLSAVAVEKMHKRLHLKRMKEIKVLEADMLDMPFGDECFDVVVEKGTMDVLFVDGGDPWNPQPSTRAKVMAMLKGVHRVLKKDGIFVSITFGQPHFRRPLFNAPEFTWSFEFSTFGDGFHYFFYTLRKGRRLSGDKGEGERSDMPSICLLQDELEGEDYMFRTNVDELNC
- the LOC120077757 gene encoding protein TIC 62, chloroplastic; translation: MECTCSSLRSPALTTVPSSLSRTGFSEKPLLHLKLSNKKSYPLAGRLKFLHIRAQASSSTSNFSSEAGPAISKKEDSKDEDLVFVAGATGRVGSRTVRELLKLGFRVRAGVRNSQKAETLVENVKRIKLDEAVEKLETVVCDLEKPNQIGSAIGNASIVICCIGASEKEIFDITGPYRIDYLATKNLVEAATVAKVKHFVLLTSLGTNKIGFPAAILNLFWGVLLWKRKAEEALIASGLPYTIVRPGGMERPTDTFKETHNTTLSPEDTLFGGLVSNLQVAELMACIAKNPGLSYYKVLEVVAETTAPLTPLEDLLKKIPSKVANAFPEEYGAARTVDPSSKKPSIAKEKESAEANVTEQPPSQIVSSEQLSIAKEKESAVASVTKQSSSPYIAYEDLKPPTSPTPVAPVGKIDLNVVDGVSSSGQTSPVEASTEIAEANVAPAPAPEKAVTLKPLSPYLAYEDLKPPTSPTPDAPVGKIDLNVVDGVSSSAQISSVEALTEIAEANATPAPAPEKAVTLKPLSPYVAYEDLKPPTSPSPSAPSLSFSSTSPSNGPPQPATSAANSTLQIPEAEDSKSDSHLPKPKKQQPLSPFTMYEDLKPPASPTPSL